In the genome of Rhodamnia argentea isolate NSW1041297 chromosome 3, ASM2092103v1, whole genome shotgun sequence, one region contains:
- the LOC115757030 gene encoding cation/H(+) antiporter 15-like gives MAATSLPNRTGACYFETVDNSHDIWREPGAPRLSVSVFLKQVGLTIFVSNALFLALRPLRQPRIISDILCGVLLGTSGFSHSPYFHKIFPERSYVKVETVGYLGLMYHLFLVGLRFDPAALVLIGKKATSIALAAFFLPGIVGISTFYIVTSSSGSSDANRLGGMFWVIALTFTGSPVLAEVLASIKLLHSDIGRTATAAAVVSDVCAWALVILVIPMSLEGRSFYYPLLTTAGFVSVCLFGVRPALAWAIRKTSGEGNYSDGYVVVILMGVSAFGMITDVIGTHSMVGAFVFGLIMPNGELGSRLVLKMEECVDGILLPFFYVLCGVRVNLWEIRGVGSWALTVFVICLGWMAKVLSTLGISTFFNIQPREGVVLGLLMNCKSLLGLALLDVAWDKGALTVQQYSIMVLAFLIMTASVAPLIDLVYGPTKRFMNYKIRSVQATGSDTDFRVLSCIYSTRHIAPIINLLEISTGNMHSRLAVFGLHLVEVTGCTSAMLIVHDPHRPTRVNLHDQAQSDHIMKSLEDFEYQNRSASVQLLTILSPYESMCEDVCGMAEDKRVSLIILPFHRRSMTSGAMEDAEPAFRPVNQSVLENAPCSVALLVDRGLAAGTMRRTDSNRAMACRAVMLFVGGHDDREALAYAWRMAGHRSINLTVVRFLPGSNVVNIDPMELQERQGILTIVSNVERQGRLDDVYITEFRRKNSGNDSITYREVTVNNGDETVAAIREMDREFDLYIVGRSERSISPLTFGLAEWSEYPELGAIGDVLVSSNFSMHASVLVVQQYDPKSTAADEDGIGILDSLAYFKK, from the exons ATGGCTGCGACCAGCCTCCCGAACAGGACCGGCGCTTGTTACTTCGAAACTGTAGACAACAGCCATGATATCTGGCGAGAACCGGGGGCCCCTCGGCTGTCCGTCTCGGTGTTCCTCAAACAAGTCGGGCTCACCATCTTCGTGTCAAACGCCCTCTTCCTCGCCCTTCGGCCGCTTCGCCAACCTCGGATCATCTCCGACATTCTC TGTGGTGTGCTGTTAGGTACGTCTGGGTTCTCGCATAGCCCCTACTTTCATAAGATCTTTCCCGAGAGGAGTTACGTGAAGGTCGAGACGGTCGGGTATCTCGGCCTCATGTACCATCTGTTCCTAGTCGGGCTGAGGTTCGACCCAGCCGCGTTGGTGTTGATCGGGAAGAAGGCTACCTCAATCGCCCTGGCGGCCTTCTTCCTCCCCGGGATCGTCGGGATAAGCACCTTCTACATAGTGACCAGCTCCAGCGGTTCCAGCGACGCCAACAGGCTCGGCGGCATGTTCTGGGTGATAGCCCTGACCTTCACGGGGTCGCCCGTCCTTGCGGAGGTCCTCGCAAGCATCAAGCTCCTCCACAGCGACATCGGGAGGACAGCGACGGCCGCGGCCGTGGTCAGCGACGTCTGCGCCTGGGCCCTCGTCATACTGGTGATACCCATGAGCCTGGAGGGCAGAAGCTTCTACTACCCACTCCTCACGACCGCCGGGTTCGTGTCGGTGTGCCTCTTTGGAGTCCGCCCAGCCCTCGCGTGGGCGATCAGGAAGACTTCCGGGGAGGGAAACTACAGCGACGGCTACGTGGTGGTGATCCTGATGGGGGTGTCGGCATTCGGGATGATCACGGACGTGATCGGAACGCACTCGATGGTCGGCGCGTTCGTGTTCGGATTGATCATGCCGAACGGGGAGCTGGGATCGAGGCTGGTGCTGAAGATGGAGGAGTGCGTGGACGGGATCTTGTTGCCTTTCTTCTACGTGCTGTGCGGGGTCCGGGTGAATCTGTGGGAGATCAGAGGAGTGGGGAGCTGGGCGCTGACCGTGTTCGTGATCTGTCTGGGTTGGATGGCGAAGGTCCTGAGCACGCTCGGCATCTCCACGTTCTTCAACATCCAACCTCGGGAAGGCGTTGTCCTAGGATTGCTCATGAACTGCAAGAGCCTCCTAGGTTTGGCTCTGCTTGACGTGGCTTGGGACAAAGGG GCCTTGACGGTCCAGCAATACTCGATCATGGTGCTGGCTTTCTTGATCATGACGGCATCGGTGGCTCCGCTCATCGACCTGGTCTATGGCCCGACCAAGAGGTTCATGAACTACAAGATCCGATCGGTCCAGGCGACCGGATCAGACACCGATTTCCGCGTCCTCTCGTGCATCTACTCGACGCGCCACATCGCGCCCATCATCAACCTCCTTGAGATCTCCACGGGCAACATGCACTCGCGCCTCGCCGTGTTTGGGCTCCACCTGGTCGAGGTGACGGGATGCACCTCCGCGATGCTCATCGTCCACGATCCGCACCGGCCCACCCGGGTCAACCTGCACGACCAGGCCCAGTCCGATCACATCATGAAGTCCCTGGAGGACTTCGAGTACCAGAACCGGTCCGCGTCGGTCCAGCTCCTGACCATCCTGTCGCCCTACGAGAGCATGTGCGAAGATGTGTGTGGCATGGCCGAGGACAAGCGCGTCTCCCTCATCATCCTCCCGTTCCACCGCCGGTCCATGACCTCCGGGGCCATGGAGGATGCAGAGCCCGCATTCCGGCCTGTCAACCAGAGCGTGCTCGAGAACGCGCCCTGCTCAGTGGCCCTCCTTGTAGACCGCGGGCTTGCGGCAGGGACGATGCGGCGGACGGATTCGAACCGCGCCATGGCCTGCCGGGCCGTCATGCTCTTTGTTGGGGGCCACGACGACCGCGAGGCCCTCGCCTACGCATGGCGGATGGCAGGCCACCGCTCCATCAACCTCACGGTGGTGAGGTTCCTCCCCGGCAGCAACGTTGTCAACATCGACCCCATGGAGCTCCAAGAGCGGCAAGGCATCCTGACAATCGTTTCCAACGTCGAGAGGCAGGGGCGGCTCGACGACGTCTACATCACCGAGTTCCGCCGGAAGAACTCGGGCAACGATTCGATAACCTACCGCGAGGTGACGGTGAACAACGGGGACGAGACGGTGGCGGCGATAAGGGAAATGGACCGCGAGTTCGATCTGTACATCGTCGGGCGGAGCGAGCGGTCCATATCGCCCCTCACGTTCGGGTTGGCGGAGTGGAGCGAGTACCCGGAGCTCGGGGCCATCGGCGACGTACTCGTCTCTTCGAATTTTAGCATGCACGCCTCGGTTCTCGTGGTGCAACAATATGATCCGAAGTCCACGGCGGCGGATGAAGATGGGATCGGGATCTTAGATAGCTTGGCGTATTTCAAGAAGTAG
- the LOC125312471 gene encoding tRNA-specific adenosine deaminase TAD2-like isoform X2, protein MSGGDGPPPPPPTVAMETDSVASGERFSPEVLGFMRLAIDQAKLALDSLEVPVGCVIVEDENVIAAGRNRTNETRNATRHAEMEAIDVLLIQWQRTGFTAAEVAEKFSACSLYVTCEPCIMCAAALSIIGIKEVYYGCANDKFGGCGSILSLHSSSSEACISIGNSGSKGFKCCGGIMASEAISLLRDFYERGNPNAPKPHRSQVTQA, encoded by the exons ATGAGCGGAGGCGAcggaccaccgccaccaccaccgaccGTAGCCATGGAAACTGATAGCGTAGCTTCGGGCGAACGATTCTCTCCTGAGGTTCTGGGTTTTATGCGGCTTGCTATAGATCAG GCAAAGCTTGCGTTGGACAGCCTTGAAGTTCCAGTTGG CTGTGTGATTGTTGAGGATGAGAACGTTATTGCGGCAGGAAGAAACCGGACTAACGAGACACGGAAT GCAACGAGACATGCAGAGATGGAAGCGATTGATGTTCTTCTTATACAGTGGCAGAGGACTGGATTTACGGCTGCAGAAGTTGCGGAGAAGTTTTCAGCATGCTCCCTTTATGTGACATGTGAACCCTGCATAATGTGTGCAGCGGCATTGTCAATCATTG GTATAAAGGAAGTATACTATGGCtgtgcaaatgataaatttggaggCTGTGGCTCAATACTGTCGTTACATTCAAGTAGCTCTGAGGCATGCATTAG TATTGGGAATTCTGGATCAAAGGGATTCAAATGTTGTGGAGGTATAATGGCATCAGAAGCCATTTCTCTTCTGCGAGATTTTTATGAACGAGGAAACCCTAATG
- the LOC115757622 gene encoding DNA replication licensing factor MCM3 homolog 3-like, whose protein sequence is MDVSEEVRAAHKRELLAFLENDVGRMYMDDVKTMINHKRRRLIVDISDLHSFRDLAPRILRNPVEYMQAFSDAVTDLVHRIDGKYLKEGETVLVGFEGPFVSRRVTPRELLSEFIGSMVCVEGIVTKCSLVRPKVVKSVHFCPSTEKFTTREYRDITSNMGLPTGSVYPTRDENGNLLVTEYGLCQYKDHQTLSMQEMPENSAPGQLPRTVDIIVEDDLVDSCKPGDRVAIVGVYKAIPGKSKGGVNGVFRTVLVANNVSLLNKEANAPIYTPEDLKNIKKIAGRDDTFDLLGNSLAPSIYGHSWIKKAVILLMLGGVEKNLKNGTHLRGDINMMMVGDPSVAKSQLLRAIMNIAPLAISTTGRGSSGVGLTAAVTSDQETGERRLEAGAMVLADRGVVCIDEFDKMNDQDRVAIHEVMEQQTVTIAKAGIHASLNARCSVVAAANPIYGTYDRSLTPTKNIGLPDSLLSRFDLLFIVLDQMDPDIDRQISDHVLRIHRYRSTFDGGEVDGSSRYGREDEADADSSVFVKYNRMLHGRKTGKRQKNDSLTIKFLKKYIHYAKHRIQPDLTDEASEHIATAYAELRNASSNAQTGGTLPITARTLETIIRLSTAHAKLKLSRKVTKSDVEAALKVLNFAIYHKELTDMEEREQEREKELERKHQADRNAGQTNGDDHGSTINAVGSTDAMEVDDAPAAPPAALSQERIEAFNTIFGQHMRVNRLESISLAELETIINGIATNPFSSTQIMSLLQRLEGENRVMIIGDVVHMVTT, encoded by the exons ATGGACGTCAGCGAGGAAGTGAGGGCGGCTCACAAGCGCGAGCTATTGGCTTTCTTGGAGAACGAT GTCGGGAGGATGTATATGGACGACGTTAAGACGATGATCAACCACAAGCGCCGCCGCCTCATCGTGGACATCTCCGATCTGCACTCCTTCCGCGACTTGGCGCCCCG GATCTTAAGAAACCCCGTTGAATACATGCAAGCATTTTCCGATGCGGTCACTGATCTAGTTCACAGAATCGATGGGAAGTACTTGAAGGAAGGAGAGACTGTTCTTGTTGGCTTTGAGGGGCCCTTTGTTTCTCGCCGTGTCACTCCTCGAGAACTTCTCTCCGAATTTATCGGCTCCATGGTCTGCGTCGAGGGCATTGTAACCAAAT GTTCTCTTGTGAGACCAAAGGTGGTAAAGAGTGTACACTTCTGCCCCTCAACTGAAAAGTTCACTACGCGAGAATATCGAGACATAACATCCAACATGGGTCTGCCCACAGGTTCTGTTTATCCAACAAGG GATGAGAATGGGAATTTACTGGTCACAGAATATGGACTCTGCCAATACAAGGATCATCAGACCCTCTCAATGCAAGAAATGCCTGAAAATTCTGCTCCTGGTCAACTTCCACGAACAGTGGATATAATTGTGGAAGATGACTTGGTTGATTCTTGCAAGCCTGGAGACCGTGTGGCTATTGTAGGGGTATACAAAGCCATCCCAGGGAAAAGCAAGGGCGGTGTAAATGGAGTATTCAG GACTGTGCTGGTTGCTAACAATGTTTCCCTTCTCAATAAAGAGGCCAATGCACCAATCTACACTCCAGAggacttgaaaaatattaaaaagatagCAGGGAGAGATGATACATTTGATCTACTTGGTAATTCGCTGGCACCTTCTATATATGGTCACTCATGGATAAAGAAAGCAGTGATATTGCTGATGCTTGGTGGAGTTGAAAAGAACTTGAAAAATGGTACCCATCTACGAGG TGACATAAACATGATGATGGTTGGTGACCCATCTGTTGCTAAGTCTCAACTATTAAGAGCCATCATGAATATCGCACCATTGGCCATATCAACAACAGGTCGCGGTTCTTCTGGAGTTGGTTTGACAGCTGCTGTTACATCTGATCAAGAAACAG GGGAAAGAAGGCTGGAAGCTGGTGCGATGGTTCTTGCCGATAGAGGTGTTGTCTGTATTGATGAGTTTGACAAAATGAATGACCAAGATCGGGTTGCCATACATGAGGTCATGGAGCAGCAGACTGTAACTATAGCCAAAGCTGGTATCCATGCATCATTGAATGCTCGATGCAGTGTGGTAGCTGCTGCCAATCCCATATATGGAACT TATGATCGATCTCTGACTCCTACAAAGAACATTGGCCTTCCGGATTCCCTTCTTTCCCGTTTTGATCTACTATTTATTGTATTGGATCAAATGGATCCTGATATTGACCGCCAAATCTCTGACCATGTCTTGCGCATACACCGATACCGTTCCACATTTGATGGGG GTGAAGTCGATGGAAGTTCACGGTATGGGAGGGAGGATGAAGCGGATGCTGACTCATCTGTTTTTGTCAAGTATAACCGTATGCTTCATGGGAGGAAAACAGGGAAGCGTCAGAAGAATGACTCTCTCACCATCAAGTTCCTTAAAAAATACATCCACTATGCAAAGCACAGGATTCAGCCAGATCTAACAGATGAG GCATCTGAACACATAGCAACTGCATACGCAGAGCTCCGCAATGCCAGTTCGAATGCACAG ACTGGAGGAACTCTGCCGATCACAGCAAGAACTTTAGAAACCATTATACGTCTATCTACTGCCCATGCCAAGCTTAAATTGAGCAGAAAG GTTACAAAGTCTGATGTGGAAGCTGCACTGAAAGTATTAAATTTTGCTATTTATCACAAAGAATTGACTGATATGGAAGAGCGtgagcaagaaagagagaaagaattgGAGAGAAAACACCAGGCTGATCGCAATGCTGGTCAAACTAATGGAGATGATCATGGCTCTACCATAAATGCAGTAGG TTCAACTGATGCCATGGAAGTAGATGACGCACCCGCAGCACCACCTGCTGCCCTGTCTCAAGAAAG AATAGAAGCATTCAATACAATATTCGGTCAACATATGCGAGTGAACCGCTTGGAGAGCATATCACTTGCGGAACTTGAGACAATCATCAATGGCATTGCAACTAATCCCTTCTCAAGTACACAGATAATGTCACTTTTGCAG CGACTGGAAGGTGAGAATAGAGTGATGATAATTGGTGACGTCGTGCACATGGTTACTACCTGA
- the LOC125314140 gene encoding agamous-like MADS-box protein AGL61, protein MEEAKRAPKRRRVECRLIEKESAREVTFSKRHQGLFRKAAELSLLCGADVAVITYSPHGNPFAFAHPSTPDALVDRYLSGDVTRDDAAAVGAAAAHRKRYEDSVAKLEEAKREAARTAAEAGKRKWWLDEAVVDGMEEEELEHYVASLEALQKLIADRVGECGDSGFYTRLLATDMDISMDMDAALLAELQYYC, encoded by the coding sequence ATGGAGGAGGCAAAGAGAGCGCCCAAGCGCCGGCGGGTCGAGTGCAGGCTCATCGAGAAGGAGAGCGCGCGCGAGGTCACTTTCTCCAAGCGCCACCAGGGCCTCTTCCGCAAGGCGGCCGAGCTCTCCCTCCTCTGCGGCGCGGACGTCGCCGTCATCACCTACTCGCCCCACGGCAACCCCTTCGCCTTCGCCCACCCGTCCACCCCGGACGCCCTCGTCGACCGCTACCTCTCGGGCGACGTGACCAGAGacgacgccgccgccgtcggagcAGCCGCTGCCCACAGGAAGCGGTACGAGGATTCCGTCGCGAAGCTCGAGGAGGCCAAGAGAGAGGCGGCGAGGACGGCGGCCGAGGCCGGGAAGCGCAAGTGGTGGCTGGACGAGGCGGTCGTGGACggcatggaggaggaggagctggagcaTTACGTGGCGTCGCTGGAGGCTTTGCAGAAGTTGATCGCCGATAGAGTCGGAGAATGCGGTGATTCGGGTTTCTACACCCGATTGCTGGCGACGGACATGGACATAAGCATGGACATGGATGCTGCCCTTCTGGCTGAACTGCAATATTATTgctaa
- the LOC125312471 gene encoding tRNA-specific adenosine deaminase TAD2-like isoform X3, translating to MSGGDGPPPPPPTVAMETDSVASGERFSPEVLGFMRLAIDQAKLALDSLEVPVGCVIVEDENVIAAGRNRTNETRNATRHAEMEAIDVLLIQWQRTGFTAAEVAEKFSACSLYVTCEPCIMCAAALSIIGIKEVYYGCANDKFGGCGSILSLHSSSSEACISIGNSGSKGFKCCGGIMASEAISLLRDFYERGNPNEFHQGT from the exons ATGAGCGGAGGCGAcggaccaccgccaccaccaccgaccGTAGCCATGGAAACTGATAGCGTAGCTTCGGGCGAACGATTCTCTCCTGAGGTTCTGGGTTTTATGCGGCTTGCTATAGATCAG GCAAAGCTTGCGTTGGACAGCCTTGAAGTTCCAGTTGG CTGTGTGATTGTTGAGGATGAGAACGTTATTGCGGCAGGAAGAAACCGGACTAACGAGACACGGAAT GCAACGAGACATGCAGAGATGGAAGCGATTGATGTTCTTCTTATACAGTGGCAGAGGACTGGATTTACGGCTGCAGAAGTTGCGGAGAAGTTTTCAGCATGCTCCCTTTATGTGACATGTGAACCCTGCATAATGTGTGCAGCGGCATTGTCAATCATTG GTATAAAGGAAGTATACTATGGCtgtgcaaatgataaatttggaggCTGTGGCTCAATACTGTCGTTACATTCAAGTAGCTCTGAGGCATGCATTAG TATTGGGAATTCTGGATCAAAGGGATTCAAATGTTGTGGAGGTATAATGGCATCAGAAGCCATTTCTCTTCTGCGAGATTTTTATGAACGAGGAAACCCTAATG